The genomic DNA TGAATCTTATTCCGTGTCGTTTGTGGTTTATCTGACATAATGGCGATTTTCTGTCCGATGACTCGGTTTAAGAATGTTGATTTCCCAACGTTTGGACGACCGATAATCGAAACGAACCCTGATTTAAATCCTTCTTTAAACATGAAGATCTCCCTTCGTGAATGCACCCGGTAAGAGCGCACCGACTGTCGTTTCCGTGACGTCACCCGTCAGGTTTGTCAAGTAGACCGGCATATCCGCGTCACACATTTCAAACAAAACTTGACGGCATTGTCCGCATGGTGCAACAGGTCCTTCTGTATCTGCTACGACAGCCATCGCTGCGTATTCACGTGCATCTTGTGCCCACGCCGAGAAGATAGCTGTCCGCTCAGCACAGTTGCAAAGACCATATGCCGCATTTTCGATATTACAGCCATGGAAAACCTGTCCGTCTTTCGTGAGCAGAGCTGCTCCGACTTGGAACTTCGAATATGGAACATACGCTTTTT from Exiguobacterium sibiricum 7-3 includes the following:
- a CDS encoding cytidine deaminase, which encodes MKTEQLLEQAKLAREKAYVPYSKFQVGAALLTKDGQVFHGCNIENAAYGLCNCAERTAIFSAWAQDAREYAAMAVVADTEGPVAPCGQCRQVLFEMCDADMPVYLTNLTGDVTETTVGALLPGAFTKGDLHV